One Mycobacterium sp. SMC-4 DNA window includes the following coding sequences:
- a CDS encoding DUF2469 domain-containing protein — MSAEDLEKYETEMELSLYREYKDIVGQFSYVVETERRFYLANSVELLPRNADGEVYFELRLGDAWVWDMYRPARFVKHVRVITFKDVNIEEVEKPELRLPE; from the coding sequence ATGAGTGCCGAGGATCTCGAGAAGTACGAAACCGAGATGGAGCTCTCGCTCTACCGCGAGTACAAGGACATCGTCGGACAGTTCAGCTACGTCGTCGAAACCGAGCGGCGCTTTTACCTGGCCAACAGTGTCGAACTGTTGCCTCGCAACGCCGACGGCGAGGTCTACTTCGAGCTCCGACTCGGGGATGCGTGGGTGTGGGACATGTACCGGCCGGCGCGCTTCGTCAAGCACGTGCGGGTCATCACGTTCAAGGACGTCAACATCGAAGAGGTCGAGAAGCCCGAGCTGCGGCTGCCGGAGTAG
- a CDS encoding MCE family protein, whose translation MLTRFVRIQLTLFTIASVVGMSVLVVQYLKVPTLLGVGRIAVTMNMPDAGGLYRFANVTYRGVQIGKVTDVDVNADGAVATLSLTTSPRVPSDLRVQVRSVSAVGEQYVDLQPDSEDGPYLSEGSVIPASDVTVPKRVAPMLDRVSGLIASVPTENLGTLLDETFLAFNGAGSDLQSLTDSTARLAAELDRTSGRTAQLVEDAQPFLEGQVATSDALRTWAARLASVSRQVAANDPDLRTVLETGPSAAEEVSQLLQQVQPTLPVLLANMGSLSQVAVTYHPGLKQLLVLLPPLTAMYQAAVGDNNATGIPVGDFRISVDDPPACTVGFLPASQRRNPADTTTLDTPDGLYCKLPQDSPISVRGVRNTPCMDKPGKYAPTVEICKSDEPYKPLAAREHALGPGPFDPNLVGQGVPPDSRVNEDERIFGPITGTPLPPGASPGPGAPPAPAAPPPPIRPDNPVLPQAAAPSSFGNASDARPPLAIAPYDPASGAVAGPDGHVFSQTNLAEGGRVRTWQELVLPPASGATR comes from the coding sequence ATGCTCACCCGTTTCGTCAGGATTCAGCTCACACTGTTCACCATCGCCTCGGTGGTCGGGATGAGCGTCCTTGTCGTGCAATACCTCAAAGTGCCCACGTTGCTCGGGGTCGGGCGCATTGCGGTGACAATGAACATGCCCGACGCGGGCGGCCTCTACCGCTTCGCCAACGTCACCTACCGCGGTGTCCAGATCGGGAAAGTAACCGACGTCGATGTGAATGCTGATGGAGCCGTCGCGACCCTGTCCCTGACCACGTCTCCCCGGGTACCTTCGGATCTGCGGGTCCAGGTACGCAGCGTGTCGGCCGTGGGCGAGCAGTACGTCGATCTGCAACCGGACAGCGAGGACGGCCCCTACCTCAGCGAGGGATCGGTGATCCCGGCGTCGGACGTCACCGTGCCGAAACGAGTGGCACCCATGCTCGACCGGGTCAGCGGCTTGATCGCCAGCGTGCCCACCGAAAATCTGGGCACACTGCTCGACGAGACCTTTCTCGCCTTCAACGGTGCGGGGAGCGATCTGCAGTCTCTGACTGATTCCACCGCACGCCTCGCCGCTGAACTCGATCGCACATCCGGACGCACGGCGCAGTTGGTCGAGGACGCCCAACCCTTCTTGGAAGGACAGGTGGCCACTTCCGATGCGCTGCGAACCTGGGCGGCGAGGCTGGCTTCGGTAAGTCGACAAGTGGCGGCCAACGACCCCGATCTTCGCACTGTGCTGGAGACGGGACCGTCTGCAGCAGAGGAGGTTTCGCAGTTGCTCCAACAGGTGCAGCCCACCCTCCCTGTGTTATTGGCCAACATGGGCTCGCTGAGCCAGGTGGCCGTGACCTACCATCCCGGCCTGAAGCAGCTTCTGGTGCTGCTGCCACCGTTGACGGCCATGTACCAGGCCGCAGTCGGCGACAACAATGCGACCGGCATCCCCGTCGGGGACTTCCGGATTTCGGTCGACGACCCTCCGGCGTGCACGGTGGGATTCCTCCCGGCCTCGCAGCGGCGCAATCCGGCCGACACCACCACGTTGGACACCCCCGACGGTCTCTACTGCAAGCTTCCGCAGGACTCGCCGATTTCCGTGCGCGGTGTCCGGAACACGCCTTGCATGGACAAGCCCGGCAAGTACGCGCCCACTGTCGAGATCTGCAAGAGCGACGAGCCGTACAAGCCGCTGGCGGCTCGTGAGCATGCGCTGGGCCCGGGACCGTTCGATCCCAACCTGGTGGGCCAGGGAGTTCCGCCGGATAGCCGGGTGAACGAGGACGAGCGGATCTTCGGACCCATCACGGGAACGCCTCTGCCGCCCGGCGCATCGCCGGGTCCGGGCGCACCTCCGGCACCCGCCGCGCCTCCGCCGCCGATCCGGCCGGACAACCCAGTCCTTCCACAGGCGGCCGCCCCGAGCAGCTTCGGGAACGCATCGGATGCAAGACCGCCGCTCGCAATCGCCCCCTACGACCCCGCTTCAGGAGCAGTCGCCGGCCCCGATGGCCACGTGTTTTCGCAGACGAACCTCGCCGAGGGCGGGCGGGTCCGCACGTGGCAGGAGCTTGTTCTGCCGCCGGCGTCGGGGGCCACTCGATGA
- a CDS encoding MCE family protein: protein MLTTVATACGFGGVNSLPLPGTVGHGAGASTYTVELLNVGTLEPNSPVLMNDVVVGSVRRIGVVDRHAEVEITIVPGVHVPADATAAVGQTSLLGSMNLQLTAPNGQRDAKLQPGSVIPLERSSAYPSTEQTLAALSTVVNAGGLGQIGDIVHSLNNAFSGRTDDIRELMSNLDTFVGTLDDQREDIISTVSELNRFAGTLAQQRDTLATALREIQPALDILREQRPALTAALDALRTFSDTATKVVADTKADLVTNLGHLGPVLAALNDIGPDIATALAFATTFPLNQNLIDRGMRGDYLNLFVTVDLTLSRFRRGLLSGTSFADPNAPLVPAPGDPGYERFYSKNPLGEAVALPPGVMGPDRLPPETQANP from the coding sequence ATGCTGACGACGGTCGCCACAGCATGCGGTTTCGGAGGAGTCAATTCACTACCTCTCCCCGGGACCGTCGGGCACGGCGCGGGAGCATCGACCTACACAGTCGAGCTGCTCAATGTCGGAACGTTGGAACCGAATTCACCAGTCCTCATGAACGACGTGGTGGTGGGCAGTGTGCGCCGGATCGGTGTCGTCGACCGCCACGCCGAGGTCGAGATCACCATCGTCCCAGGAGTGCACGTTCCCGCGGATGCAACCGCAGCCGTGGGACAGACGAGCCTACTCGGGTCGATGAACCTTCAGCTCACCGCGCCCAACGGCCAACGCGATGCCAAACTCCAGCCCGGATCCGTGATTCCGCTGGAGCGCTCGTCTGCCTATCCATCGACCGAACAGACGCTCGCAGCACTCTCGACCGTCGTGAACGCCGGCGGGCTGGGTCAAATCGGTGACATCGTTCATTCGTTGAACAACGCATTCAGTGGGCGCACCGACGACATTCGCGAGCTGATGAGCAACCTCGACACCTTCGTCGGCACCCTTGACGACCAACGCGAAGACATCATCTCCACCGTCTCCGAGTTGAACCGGTTCGCCGGCACCTTGGCCCAGCAACGAGACACCCTAGCCACGGCGCTGCGCGAGATCCAGCCTGCGCTGGACATCCTTCGTGAGCAGCGACCCGCACTCACCGCGGCGCTCGATGCGTTGCGCACGTTCAGCGACACCGCCACCAAAGTCGTCGCAGACACCAAAGCCGACCTCGTCACCAATCTCGGCCACCTCGGCCCGGTCCTCGCCGCGCTGAACGACATCGGGCCCGACATCGCCACCGCCCTGGCCTTCGCCACGACGTTCCCGCTGAATCAGAATCTCATCGACCGGGGTATGCGAGGCGATTACTTGAACCTCTTCGTCACTGTCGATCTCACGCTCAGCCGCTTCCGGCGTGGCCTGCTGTCGGGCACGTCGTTCGCCGACCCCAATGCCCCACTCGTTCCCGCCCCCGGCGATCCCGGTTACGAGAGGTTCTATTCGAAAAACCCGCTCGGAGAGGCCGTCGCACTGCCGCCGGGGGTCATGGGACCCGATCGGCTTCCCCCAGAGACACAGGCGAATCCCTGA
- a CDS encoding MCE family protein — protein sequence MTRRLQALVIALVLIALSVSAGGFLLVRHLFAPATIVATFSSARAIYAGDEVRIAGVPVGSIAEIQPAGKHVKLTLEVDHGVRVPANAKAVVVAPNLVSARFVQLTAYSGGPVMADHSTIPIDRTAVPVEWDEIKEQLTRLATDLGPQAGLNTSSIGRFIDSAAGAMEDNGQKLRDTLHELSSVSRILADGSGDIGQILENLQTFVAVLRQANEQIVQFQGRFATLTSVLDGGRSDLDAALKNLSVAVADVRRFVTGTRDQAVDQVRRLTDLTQIVVNQQEDLEQVLHVAPNAIANSYNMMDPRVGGATGVFVLKNMADPQAFLCGMISALENVTAPTTSKLCAQSLGPAFNRINFNYLPFPVNPLLTSVPPESKLIYTDPALRPGGPGTRSGPMPVSPSDSAYADQPPPPPDAPPPPDAPTSQGTPTLPQVLLPAERPTP from the coding sequence GTGACCCGCCGCCTGCAAGCCCTGGTCATCGCCCTCGTACTGATTGCACTGTCCGTGTCGGCGGGCGGTTTCCTGCTGGTGCGCCATCTATTCGCACCCGCGACCATCGTCGCCACGTTCTCCTCCGCTCGCGCGATCTACGCCGGCGATGAGGTCCGCATCGCCGGCGTACCGGTGGGATCCATCGCAGAGATCCAGCCGGCCGGAAAACATGTCAAGTTGACCCTCGAGGTCGACCACGGGGTGCGGGTGCCCGCGAATGCCAAGGCCGTCGTAGTCGCCCCCAACCTGGTGTCCGCGCGCTTCGTTCAGCTGACCGCATACTCCGGCGGCCCGGTGATGGCCGACCACAGCACCATCCCGATCGATCGCACCGCAGTGCCTGTCGAGTGGGATGAGATCAAGGAGCAATTGACTCGTCTGGCAACAGATCTCGGACCGCAAGCAGGTCTGAACACCAGTTCGATCGGCCGCTTCATCGACAGCGCGGCAGGCGCCATGGAAGACAACGGCCAGAAGCTGCGCGACACGCTGCATGAACTGTCGTCGGTCAGCAGGATCCTCGCCGACGGCAGCGGTGACATCGGTCAGATCCTGGAGAACCTTCAGACCTTCGTCGCAGTGCTGCGCCAGGCCAACGAGCAGATTGTCCAGTTTCAGGGTCGGTTCGCGACACTGACCAGCGTTCTCGACGGTGGGCGAAGCGATCTCGATGCCGCGCTGAAGAATCTGTCGGTCGCCGTGGCCGACGTCCGTCGCTTCGTTACCGGTACCCGTGACCAGGCTGTCGACCAAGTGCGGCGGTTGACCGACCTCACGCAGATCGTGGTGAATCAGCAGGAAGATCTCGAGCAGGTTCTCCATGTCGCGCCCAACGCGATCGCCAACTCGTACAACATGATGGACCCCCGGGTCGGGGGTGCAACCGGAGTGTTCGTGCTCAAGAACATGGCCGACCCTCAAGCTTTCCTGTGCGGGATGATCTCTGCCCTGGAGAACGTCACCGCTCCTACGACCAGCAAGCTGTGCGCCCAATCCCTGGGTCCGGCGTTCAACCGCATCAACTTCAACTACCTACCCTTCCCGGTCAACCCGCTGCTCACCTCGGTCCCGCCGGAATCGAAGCTGATCTACACCGACCCCGCGCTGCGGCCCGGGGGCCCGGGCACCCGGTCGGGACCGATGCCCGTCTCGCCGTCAGACTCGGCATACGCCGATCAACCTCCTCCGCCGCCGGACGCTCCCCCACCGCCGGACGCTCCCACTTCGCAGGGCACACCCACGTTGCCGCAAGTCCTCCTACCTGCCGAAAGGCCAACACCGTGA
- a CDS encoding MCE family protein produces MLKYRGRHLIRAGVIGVVLTVLVIAVGLAPERLAAWATGIRYQAVFVDAGGLATGNDVTVAGMAVGKVTAITLQDPNAVISFVVKSGVTLGSQTTAHIRTGTLLGERTLTLESAGDDLLRPLSVIPISRTFAPYSLTEAVGELTTNVAATDTGDVNQALDTLSDAIDQIAPQLGPTFDGLTRISAALEERNTALAGLFTSGREVTEILAQRSNQVAALILSANELVDMLSRRRSAIVELLANTSVLAREISGLVADNEAELAPTLDRLNSTIDMLQRQRDNIAVALPRFAKYMTTLGETVSNGPYYSAYIPNLDLPPFLQPFLDYAFGFRRGVDAGQPPDDVGPRAEFPFPYNGIPEPPR; encoded by the coding sequence ATGCTGAAGTACCGCGGACGCCATCTCATCCGTGCGGGCGTGATCGGCGTGGTGCTCACCGTTCTGGTGATAGCCGTCGGGCTTGCTCCCGAACGCCTCGCCGCCTGGGCGACGGGCATTCGTTACCAGGCGGTGTTCGTCGACGCCGGCGGCCTGGCAACGGGCAACGACGTGACTGTCGCCGGGATGGCGGTCGGCAAGGTCACCGCGATCACCCTGCAGGATCCGAACGCGGTGATCAGCTTCGTCGTCAAATCCGGTGTGACCCTGGGCTCGCAGACAACGGCGCACATCCGAACCGGCACACTGCTCGGTGAGCGCACGCTGACGCTGGAATCGGCAGGCGATGACCTGCTGCGCCCCCTGTCTGTCATTCCGATCAGTCGGACGTTCGCTCCCTACTCACTCACCGAGGCTGTCGGCGAGCTCACCACGAACGTGGCGGCCACCGACACCGGGGACGTCAACCAAGCCTTGGACACCCTGTCTGACGCCATCGACCAGATCGCGCCGCAGCTGGGACCGACATTCGACGGGCTGACCCGGATTTCTGCGGCCCTCGAGGAACGGAACACCGCACTGGCAGGGCTGTTCACGAGCGGACGCGAGGTGACAGAAATTCTGGCGCAGCGCAGCAATCAGGTCGCCGCGCTGATACTCAGTGCCAACGAACTCGTGGACATGCTGTCCCGACGCCGAAGCGCCATCGTCGAACTGCTCGCCAATACGTCGGTGTTGGCGCGCGAGATATCAGGTCTGGTCGCCGACAACGAGGCCGAACTTGCTCCCACACTGGACCGCCTGAATTCCACAATCGACATGCTGCAACGCCAGCGAGACAACATTGCCGTTGCGCTGCCCCGGTTCGCGAAGTACATGACCACGCTCGGCGAAACCGTCTCCAATGGTCCCTACTACAGCGCGTACATCCCCAACCTCGATCTGCCGCCGTTTCTGCAACCTTTTCTGGACTACGCCTTCGGTTTCCGGCGCGGAGTAGATGCCGGCCAGCCGCCCGACGACGTCGGCCCTCGCGCCGAATTTCCGTTCCCGTACAACGGTATTCCGGAGCCACCACGGTGA
- a CDS encoding MCE family protein: protein MRQRGNSTIVKFAIFTMITAFLTACLFAVFGNYRSATTNTYSAIFTDVSKLKAGDTVRFAGVQVGSVNRLVMQPDHTVVVTFDTDREIALTAGTTVAVRYLNLVGDRYLDLVDGQGSSAILTPGSTIPKTQTAPALDLDVLLGGLKPVIRGLNAQDVNALAVSLVQIVQGQGPTMTSLLSRTSSFTQALGDKREVVQQLIDNLQTTLATLSDEGTEFSGAIDRLQRLVTELAGDREPIGAAIDSLNAGTASLADLLTEARPPLAGAVDELTRLAPNIDDKKDRIETALVKAPENYRKLARLGSYGSFVNYYICSLAVRVTDLQGRTAQFPVFRQDGGRCEEN, encoded by the coding sequence ATGAGGCAGCGCGGGAATTCGACGATCGTCAAGTTCGCGATCTTCACAATGATCACCGCATTTCTGACCGCGTGCCTCTTCGCAGTGTTCGGCAACTACCGTTCGGCGACCACGAACACATACTCGGCAATCTTCACCGACGTATCCAAACTCAAGGCGGGTGACACTGTCCGCTTCGCCGGCGTACAGGTGGGCAGCGTCAACCGACTCGTGATGCAGCCCGATCACACCGTTGTGGTCACCTTCGACACCGACCGCGAGATAGCCCTCACAGCAGGCACCACCGTAGCGGTGCGCTATCTCAACCTCGTCGGCGACCGCTATCTCGATCTCGTCGACGGCCAGGGAAGCTCCGCGATCCTCACGCCAGGATCGACGATCCCCAAGACACAGACCGCACCCGCGCTCGACCTCGACGTGCTCCTGGGCGGGCTGAAGCCGGTCATCCGCGGACTGAACGCCCAGGACGTCAACGCACTGGCCGTTTCGCTGGTCCAGATCGTCCAGGGTCAGGGCCCGACGATGACGTCGCTGCTTTCGCGTACGTCGTCTTTCACGCAGGCGCTTGGAGACAAGCGGGAAGTCGTACAACAACTCATCGACAATCTTCAGACGACGCTGGCGACCCTGTCCGATGAGGGCACCGAGTTCTCGGGAGCGATCGACCGACTACAGCGGTTGGTCACCGAACTCGCCGGCGATCGCGAACCCATCGGGGCAGCCATTGACTCACTCAACGCGGGAACTGCATCGCTGGCCGATCTATTAACCGAGGCGCGTCCGCCGCTGGCCGGCGCCGTCGACGAGCTGACGAGGCTGGCGCCCAACATCGATGACAAGAAGGATCGTATCGAGACAGCGCTGGTGAAAGCACCCGAGAACTACCGCAAGCTGGCCCGGCTCGGCTCTTACGGCAGCTTCGTGAACTACTACATCTGCTCACTGGCGGTGCGCGTCACCGACCTGCAGGGCCGCACCGCCCAGTTCCCAGTCTTCCGACAGGACGGGGGTCGGTGTGAGGAGAACTAG
- a CDS encoding MCE family protein: MRPLVGLLSVLCVIGVVLLSAALFRGAFTESVPVTIVSPRAGLVMNPDAKVTLHGVQVGTVGSIENLPSNQATIHLKIDPARMALIPANVEVDISSTTVFGAKQIRLVAPPEPSPDPLRAGQTISAEHVMLEANTLFQELVTLLASIHPQKLNETLGALTTALQGRGAQLGQTLTDLNSALRTVNPRLDALRSDLAAAPQVAAAYADAAPDLLSVADTVTRLSATIVDKADDLDALLMSTTGLGAIGNDVLTVNGPPLDRALELLVPTTSLVNEYRQALTCGIGGMLVMANNPPLGPPGVDILAGFQWGQERYRYPADLPKIAASGGPQCANLPKVPYGKAPEFVVADTGSNPWKYNNPGVVLNSDLLKKILFGPFDGPPRNSAQIGQPG, from the coding sequence ATGCGCCCCCTCGTCGGCCTGCTGAGCGTGCTCTGCGTCATCGGCGTCGTCCTTCTCAGTGCCGCCCTGTTCCGCGGAGCCTTCACCGAATCCGTGCCCGTGACCATCGTCTCGCCCCGCGCGGGCCTGGTGATGAACCCCGACGCAAAAGTCACCCTGCACGGCGTGCAGGTGGGCACCGTGGGCTCCATCGAGAACCTTCCGAGCAATCAAGCGACCATCCACCTCAAAATCGACCCCGCCCGCATGGCGCTCATCCCCGCCAACGTCGAGGTGGACATCTCATCGACCACTGTGTTCGGCGCCAAGCAGATTCGTCTCGTCGCACCGCCGGAACCATCGCCGGATCCTTTGCGCGCCGGCCAGACCATATCCGCCGAGCACGTCATGCTCGAAGCGAACACGCTGTTCCAAGAGCTGGTCACATTGCTGGCTTCGATCCACCCCCAGAAACTCAACGAGACTCTCGGCGCGCTCACCACCGCCCTGCAGGGCAGGGGCGCTCAGCTGGGCCAGACGCTCACAGACCTCAATTCCGCACTGCGAACAGTGAACCCACGGCTCGATGCGTTACGCAGCGACTTGGCAGCCGCCCCCCAGGTGGCCGCCGCATACGCCGACGCGGCACCAGATCTTCTGTCGGTAGCCGACACCGTCACGCGGCTGTCCGCGACTATCGTCGACAAGGCCGACGATTTGGACGCGTTGCTGATGAGCACAACCGGTCTCGGCGCCATCGGCAACGACGTGCTGACCGTGAACGGACCGCCGCTGGATCGCGCGCTCGAATTATTGGTGCCCACAACCTCGCTGGTCAACGAGTATCGGCAAGCACTGACCTGCGGTATCGGTGGCATGCTCGTGATGGCGAACAACCCGCCGCTGGGGCCGCCGGGAGTCGATATTCTGGCCGGATTCCAATGGGGCCAGGAGCGATACCGCTACCCTGCGGACCTGCCGAAGATCGCCGCATCTGGCGGTCCGCAGTGTGCGAATCTCCCGAAGGTTCCTTACGGAAAGGCACCCGAATTCGTCGTTGCCGACACCGGCTCCAACCCGTGGAAGTACAACAACCCAGGAGTGGTGCTGAACTCTGATCTGCTGAAAAAGATCCTGTTCGGCCCGTTCGACGGGCCACCCCGGAACAGCGCTCAGATCGGCCAACCAGGATGA
- a CDS encoding TetR/AcrR family transcriptional regulator codes for MADADARRSRARSRPANKKSPRSAKLTAVADEPTADATRRTEILKTADTVIATTGLRSSLQQIADAAGILAGSLYHHFESKEAILVELIRRYHVDLDLVGDTALERIDRPDPRPAAEQITELGCDIARCAVEHRAALQMSFYEGPGTDPELLELAKRPPTKIQAAMLQALRAGRWSGYIRSDIDLPTLADRLCQSMLHAGLDVVRHKASTTEVAKLKSRIALEGLAVDPPSDADLDKSNAFAAAQQVIDSWDHTEAETDLKAAHVRAVARAEFGRRGYEMTTIRDIAAAAGLGTGTVYRVIGSKDELLMSIMLEFGHKVGGAWADIVRSDSTTVEKLDALSWLNVNALDQFPDEFRIQLAWLRQTPPDTSTPAWSFTTRIRQMKALLSEGIRAGEIQVESPTADLLARCIIGEQWIPENILQEIGTRNALVLARDTTLRGIAVRHQ; via the coding sequence ATGGCCGACGCCGACGCCAGGCGGAGTCGCGCCCGCAGCCGGCCCGCGAACAAGAAGAGCCCCCGCTCGGCCAAACTCACGGCGGTCGCCGACGAGCCCACAGCCGACGCCACCCGACGCACCGAGATCCTCAAGACTGCCGATACCGTCATCGCGACGACGGGCCTGCGCAGCTCGCTCCAACAGATTGCCGACGCCGCGGGCATTCTCGCCGGCAGTCTGTACCATCATTTCGAATCCAAGGAAGCCATCCTCGTCGAGTTGATCCGGCGCTACCACGTTGATCTGGACCTCGTCGGCGATACCGCTCTCGAACGCATCGACCGCCCTGACCCCCGCCCGGCTGCGGAGCAGATCACCGAACTCGGGTGCGATATCGCGCGTTGCGCAGTGGAGCATCGCGCAGCGCTGCAGATGTCGTTCTACGAGGGCCCCGGCACCGACCCTGAGCTTCTGGAGTTGGCGAAGCGCCCGCCCACCAAGATCCAGGCCGCCATGTTGCAGGCGTTACGCGCCGGCCGCTGGAGCGGATACATCCGGTCCGATATCGACCTTCCGACGCTGGCCGACCGCCTGTGCCAGAGCATGTTGCACGCCGGCCTCGACGTCGTTCGCCACAAAGCCTCGACCACCGAGGTGGCCAAGCTCAAGAGCCGGATCGCCCTGGAAGGGCTCGCGGTCGATCCGCCGTCGGATGCCGACCTCGACAAGTCGAACGCGTTCGCGGCAGCGCAGCAGGTCATCGACAGCTGGGACCACACCGAGGCAGAGACCGATCTCAAGGCCGCTCATGTGCGCGCCGTCGCACGCGCCGAATTCGGCCGACGCGGCTACGAGATGACGACCATTCGTGACATCGCGGCGGCTGCAGGTCTGGGTACCGGCACGGTGTATCGGGTGATCGGCTCGAAGGACGAGCTTTTGATGTCGATCATGCTCGAGTTCGGGCACAAGGTCGGTGGCGCGTGGGCAGACATCGTCCGTTCGGACTCGACGACCGTCGAGAAGTTGGACGCGCTGAGCTGGCTGAACGTCAATGCCCTCGACCAGTTCCCCGACGAGTTCAGAATCCAACTCGCGTGGCTGCGCCAGACACCCCCCGACACGTCGACCCCGGCGTGGTCCTTCACGACCCGGATCCGTCAGATGAAAGCTCTTCTCTCCGAGGGCATACGTGCCGGTGAGATTCAGGTCGAGAGTCCCACGGCAGATCTGTTGGCCCGATGCATCATCGGCGAGCAGTGGATTCCCGAGAACATCCTCCAGGAGATCGGCACGCGTAACGCGCTGGTATTGGCTCGCGATACGACCTTGCGGGGCATCGCAGTCCGGCATCAGTAG
- a CDS encoding nuclear transport factor 2 family protein has product MTIGAELLDRIARLEAHAEIRECIERYARGMDRRDREVLRSAYHDGAVDDHVGFVGGVEDFIDWAFAYHSTQTRYQHYLLNHTADIDGDDAHAETYYLFVGTDREPENHLTLSGGRYVDRLQRRDGRWAITDRVCVVEWNAESTSLVTDEVIAMMAATMRVAAHDTSDPSYDRPLAATRPHDRGERRSHRTR; this is encoded by the coding sequence ATGACCATAGGCGCCGAATTGCTGGACCGCATTGCCCGACTCGAGGCACACGCGGAGATCCGGGAATGCATCGAGCGGTACGCGCGGGGTATGGACCGCAGAGATCGTGAAGTACTGCGGTCGGCCTACCACGACGGCGCAGTTGACGACCATGTCGGCTTCGTCGGTGGCGTCGAGGACTTCATCGACTGGGCCTTCGCTTACCACTCGACACAGACCCGCTACCAGCACTACCTGCTGAACCACACCGCCGATATCGACGGAGACGACGCGCATGCCGAGACGTACTACCTGTTCGTGGGCACCGACAGGGAGCCCGAGAATCATCTGACCCTGTCAGGCGGTCGCTACGTGGATCGCCTGCAACGGCGGGATGGCCGCTGGGCGATCACAGACCGGGTGTGCGTCGTCGAATGGAACGCCGAGTCGACATCGTTGGTGACCGACGAGGTGATCGCGATGATGGCCGCAACGATGAGGGTCGCCGCTCATGACACGTCGGATCCTTCCTACGACCGTCCACTGGCGGCGACACGGCCGCATGACCGAGGTGAACGCCGATCGCACCGCACTCGGTAG
- a CDS encoding acyl-CoA dehydrogenase family protein encodes MNLELTPEQLALRDSVREFLSAKASVTSHVRPMLDDAVGTTDDVWRGLADLGTTGLLVPVEHGGEGMSMVEAAIVGEELGAALHPGPWLSSAVAAPRALMRFGAEAKWFTGLADGTTRAAVSLPGPSEVALDGAGLLHGELDEVPDAAAADTLFVPIGDVRPVLVAVQTSASGVRITQTQGIDRSRKVFRVAFDGAAGIVAASASSAALTSLRDDMIVAWAVDAVGAARQILHTTVEYAKVRRQFGAPIGSFQAVAHLCADMYETVELARSGVQYAVWAADCADPAERHLAALRVKAYSGALVGVGDTAIQVFGGIGFTWEHDAQLYLKRLLSFSRFLGSPDDYLKRVGAELVGSAG; translated from the coding sequence ATGAACCTGGAATTGACCCCCGAGCAGCTCGCGCTGCGCGACTCCGTCCGCGAGTTCCTCTCTGCGAAGGCGAGCGTCACCAGTCACGTGCGACCGATGCTCGACGATGCGGTCGGCACGACGGACGACGTGTGGCGCGGTCTGGCCGATTTGGGGACGACCGGCCTGTTGGTCCCCGTCGAACACGGCGGTGAGGGCATGTCGATGGTGGAGGCCGCGATCGTGGGTGAGGAACTGGGTGCGGCCCTGCACCCGGGACCGTGGCTGTCGAGTGCCGTCGCCGCGCCACGGGCGCTCATGCGGTTCGGCGCCGAAGCGAAGTGGTTCACCGGACTTGCCGACGGCACGACACGGGCGGCGGTCTCGTTACCCGGGCCCAGCGAGGTCGCCCTCGACGGGGCCGGGTTGCTGCATGGTGAATTGGACGAGGTTCCCGATGCCGCAGCGGCAGACACGCTGTTCGTCCCCATAGGTGATGTGCGACCGGTGCTGGTTGCCGTGCAGACGTCCGCGTCCGGCGTACGGATCACGCAGACTCAGGGAATCGACAGGTCGCGCAAGGTTTTTCGCGTCGCATTCGACGGTGCTGCAGGTATCGTGGCCGCCTCCGCCTCCAGCGCGGCACTCACATCTCTACGTGACGACATGATTGTCGCGTGGGCCGTCGACGCCGTCGGGGCCGCGCGTCAGATCTTGCACACAACGGTCGAATACGCGAAGGTTCGCCGCCAGTTCGGGGCGCCGATCGGCAGCTTCCAGGCTGTCGCTCATCTGTGCGCCGACATGTACGAGACGGTGGAACTGGCCCGCAGTGGCGTCCAGTACGCGGTGTGGGCCGCAGACTGCGCCGATCCGGCGGAGCGCCACCTCGCTGCGTTACGCGTCAAGGCGTATTCCGGCGCACTGGTCGGTGTCGGCGACACGGCCATCCAGGTCTTCGGCGGAATCGGCTTCACGTGGGAGCACGATGCGCAGCTCTACCTGAAGCGGCTGCTGAGCTTCAGCCGGTTTCTCGGCAGCCCGGATGACTATCTCAAGCGGGTGGGTGCTGAACTGGTCGGGAGCGCCGGGTGA